In Pseudophryne corroboree isolate aPseCor3 chromosome 3, aPseCor3.hap2, whole genome shotgun sequence, a genomic segment contains:
- the LOC135056669 gene encoding uncharacterized protein LOC135056669 — protein MGIQRRHETATGGGPALNLKWLPWEDVIRRRMNPAMVEGVRGGVDSSRPAGFPEEEEPPRRRKKAGDKPSKRRSDDRPAQRTSPAHRTSPAHGPSPVQQASAAARGPSTAPQASRAHRSSPVRHSSSSRSLSPVHQTTSAHRLSPVRQTPSATTPQDGRQTTAPARRPSPDRRLSRSSGTVTEEPQDTTLVDPSPDLFESTGLTDEAFLGFEDSRADVSSQTLEKSSETRTSGAPGAAASQDGEVVPRTSSGLASGIGSYFRPDLLQESSEDDEVEVQEAPVTTSLPAQIQVVADIQEGQNPSTVQRVHTLASEIGTRQDTYTNVVGSRLDNIERTMKKMANSLLELQKTLSDSTATILQVRMQDHRESMTVLNILAESMTRLVDNTACLVASNKNMSESHRHSSSSQQVIATTLQMIYDKLPGTANQHAGDPPYPPSQTTRTPRTLRQVPSQYRQSQMYQGYTGMYPTPQMPPPPATQSSAAWAQRTSHHTPQPPRTSTPYQGEEEDPDRLPP, from the exons atggggattcagcgccgacatgagacagctacgggaggtggcccggctctcaacctgaagtggctaccctgggaggatgttattagaaggcgcatgaaccctgccatggtcgaaggagttcgcggaggtgtggactctagccgtcctgctggctttcccgaggaggaagaaccgcccagaagacggaagaaggcgggagataagccgtccaaaaggaggtctgatg acaggcctgcccagaggacatcacctgcgcacaggacatcgccagcgcacggaccgtcacctgtgcagcaggcatcggcagcagcgcgcggaccatcaactgcgccgcaagcatcgcgagcacacagatcgtcacctgtgcgccacagttcgtcatcgcgcagtttgtcacctgtgcaccagacgacgtcgGCGCACAGActctcacctgtgcgccagacaccgtcggcgaccacaccacaagatgggcgccaaactacagctcctgcgcgcaggccatcaccagatcgtcgtctctccaggagctctgggactgtgactgaagagcctcaagacacaacccttgtggacccatcacccgatctgtttgagtctacagggttaacagacgaagcttttcttgggtttgaggacagccgtgcagacgtatccagccagacccttgaaaagtcttccgaaacgaggacaagtggagctcctggagcagcggcatcacaggatggagaag tggtgccacgaaccagcagcggactagcttcggggattggttcctacttcaggccggatctcctacaggagtcgtcagaggatgacgaggtggaagtgcaggaggctccagttactacatccctgc ctgcccaaatccaagttgtggcagacatccaggaagggcagaatccctcaactgttcagagggttcacaccctggcatcagagattgggacacgccaggatacatacacaaatgtcgtgggaagcagactggacaacattgagaggacaatgaaGAAAATGGcaaacagtctgcttgaactgcaaaagactctttccgacagcacggccacaatactacaggtCAGAATGCAAGATCATAGGGAGAGTATGACCGTACTTAacattctggccgaatccatgaCCCGGCTCGTGGACAACACTGCATGTCTGGTAGCAAGCAATAAAAACATGTCGGAGAGTCATCGACactcctcatccagccaacaggtcatcgcaaccacactgcagatgatctatgataagctcccaggaacagctaatcaacacgctggtgatccaccatatccgccgtcgcaaaccacaaggacgcctcgtacccttcgtcaagtcccatcccagtacagacagtcacagatgtaccagggatatacagggatgtaccccaccccccagatgcctccaccaccggccacaCAATCTTCAGCAGCATGGGCACAGAGGACCAGTCACCatactccccagcctcccaggacatccacgccctatcagggggaagaagaggatccggacagacttccaccataa